From the Leptospira biflexa serovar Patoc strain 'Patoc 1 (Paris)' genome, one window contains:
- a CDS encoding LIC_13246 family protein, with the protein MNDDELSWRELLTKKEEFLHILRILNHYYEMRGETKSKQFGFRRLLADSDPNSVQIFFARLGPFEYQVACRILPNEETETWIHIDGIAEERERLQTIGNQDHPVFSLVCLGDLYGISVPTLLSI; encoded by the coding sequence ATGAACGATGATGAGCTTTCCTGGCGTGAACTTCTGACAAAAAAGGAAGAATTTCTACATATCCTCCGAATTCTGAACCACTATTACGAAATGCGAGGGGAAACCAAATCCAAACAATTTGGCTTTCGTCGCCTCCTAGCCGATTCTGACCCAAATTCCGTGCAGATCTTTTTTGCAAGGCTTGGCCCATTTGAATACCAAGTCGCCTGCCGTATCCTTCCCAACGAGGAAACGGAAACCTGGATCCATATAGATGGGATCGCAGAAGAACGAGAACGATTGCAAACCATTGGCAATCAGGATCATCCCGTGTTTTCACTGGTCTGCCTCGGTGATCTGTATGGGATTTCCGTACCGACTCTTCTCTCCATTTAA
- a CDS encoding NADP-dependent isocitrate dehydrogenase, producing MGKIKVKTPLVELDGDEMTRIIWKEIKDRFIHPYLDITLEYYDLGVEYRDKTDDQVTVDSANAIKKHGVGVKCATITPNADRVKEYNLKQEWKSPNGTIRAILDGTVFRKPIIIKNIPAAVNSWKKPIAIGRHAYGDIYRDVEISVDGPGKVELVYTDASGNEKQRLLVNEFKGSGVALAMHNLDESIKSFAKACFNYALSEKISIWFATKDTISKKYHARFRDIFDTMAKEQDAAMKAAGITYSYYLIDDAVAQIMKNEGGQLWALMNYDGDVMSDMVASGFGSLGLMTSVLVSPDGKYEYEAAHGTVTRHYRKYQKGETTSTNSVASIFAWTGALAKRGELDGTPDVVNFAHKLEEAIIETIEGGEMTKDLLSLSTAAKKTELDTFQFMEAVQKRLDAKLK from the coding sequence ATGGGAAAAATTAAAGTAAAAACACCGTTAGTTGAGTTAGACGGCGATGAAATGACAAGAATCATCTGGAAAGAAATCAAAGATCGATTCATTCACCCTTACTTAGATATTACTTTAGAGTATTATGACTTAGGTGTTGAGTATCGAGATAAAACTGATGACCAAGTGACTGTTGATTCTGCTAACGCGATTAAAAAACATGGCGTAGGTGTTAAATGTGCAACCATCACTCCAAATGCTGACCGTGTAAAAGAATACAATTTAAAACAAGAATGGAAATCTCCTAACGGAACAATCCGAGCGATCTTAGATGGAACTGTATTTCGTAAACCGATCATCATAAAAAACATTCCAGCTGCGGTGAATTCTTGGAAAAAACCAATTGCGATTGGTCGTCATGCTTATGGTGATATTTATCGTGATGTTGAAATTTCTGTAGATGGTCCAGGTAAAGTTGAACTTGTTTATACGGATGCTTCTGGAAACGAAAAACAAAGACTTCTTGTGAATGAATTCAAAGGTTCAGGTGTTGCTCTTGCTATGCACAACTTAGATGAATCAATTAAGTCTTTTGCAAAAGCATGTTTTAACTATGCTTTGTCTGAAAAGATCAGCATTTGGTTTGCAACAAAAGATACAATTTCTAAAAAATACCACGCACGTTTCCGTGATATCTTTGATACCATGGCAAAAGAACAAGACGCAGCGATGAAAGCGGCAGGTATCACTTATAGTTACTACCTCATTGATGATGCTGTTGCACAAATCATGAAAAACGAAGGTGGTCAACTTTGGGCTCTCATGAACTATGATGGTGATGTGATGAGTGATATGGTTGCATCAGGGTTTGGTTCACTTGGACTCATGACTTCTGTGCTAGTGTCTCCAGATGGAAAGTATGAATACGAAGCGGCTCACGGAACTGTGACTCGCCACTACCGAAAGTACCAAAAAGGGGAAACCACTTCGACAAATTCTGTCGCATCCATTTTTGCTTGGACGGGTGCATTGGCAAAACGTGGTGAACTTGATGGAACTCCTGATGTAGTGAATTTTGCTCACAAATTGGAAGAAGCCATTATCGAAACCATCGAAGGAGGAGAAATGACAAAAGATCTACTTTCTCTTTCTACTGCTGCCAAAAAAACAGAATTGGATACATTCCAATTTATGGAAGCAGTACAAAAACGTTTGGATGCAAAACTCAAATAA
- the trmB gene encoding tRNA (guanine(46)-N(7))-methyltransferase TrmB, producing the protein MLVNPEIQEKLWKFTTKTSYQSDYLLQPNERGKKIDLKKSFPSTTTQFVLELGSGWGEVAIELAKNDHQTGYLLMEKKVNRIIHTEKQRKTLGLENIRYMTVNFQWFFDELLEKEIFDKIIINFPDPWPKKKHRKNRLMQPYMLQQIYTLLKPGGELFFATDYGPYARKTISLFRKFPNFQWKEKEYEFERPNFPISFFEAEKRNEGKTIYYLKRIKAI; encoded by the coding sequence TTGTTAGTTAATCCAGAAATCCAAGAAAAACTTTGGAAGTTTACTACCAAAACTTCCTATCAATCAGACTATCTCCTGCAACCTAACGAACGTGGGAAAAAAATCGATCTAAAAAAATCTTTCCCATCAACAACCACTCAGTTTGTTTTAGAGCTTGGCTCGGGTTGGGGTGAAGTTGCCATTGAATTGGCAAAAAATGACCACCAAACAGGTTACCTACTGATGGAAAAAAAGGTAAACCGAATCATCCACACAGAAAAACAAAGGAAAACACTCGGATTAGAGAATATTCGTTATATGACAGTTAACTTCCAATGGTTTTTCGATGAGTTACTCGAGAAAGAAATTTTTGACAAAATCATCATCAACTTTCCCGATCCATGGCCCAAAAAAAAACACCGCAAGAATCGACTCATGCAGCCCTATATGTTACAACAGATATACACATTGCTAAAACCAGGTGGTGAACTTTTTTTTGCGACTGACTACGGCCCGTATGCGAGAAAAACCATCTCCTTGTTTCGAAAATTCCCAAACTTTCAATGGAAGGAGAAGGAATATGAATTCGAAAGGCCTAATTTCCCGATTTCTTTCTTCGAGGCCGAAAAAAGAAACGAAGGGAAAACAATTTATTATCTAAAACGAATCAAAGCAATTTGA
- a CDS encoding adenylate/guanylate cyclase domain-containing protein, with product MTNDSKSLLDSFMDWYLVEMPKIDSPSLLFHSYIQYLQTLGLEIIRGNMGTRTLHPQVETLAYLWASNDQKKMFDLQVDTLFHSSRFFEFPNSFVRVTKFRLGSIQSSQFTASPIQYVLTSKKTYYYQFEEGYTGPFPYPILEELAPSGATGYFAVPVIQKGNSYAFLSLLTKKPFGFDQSELDFLTKSLHLIALKWWTFIQSELTESLLSIYLGKRTGSTVYSGKIYLGELDNIQSVIWFSDIRNYSGISETLSPTEVIQLLNDYFGIAIPQIEKFGGEVLKLLGDGILAVFPYHERNKLVVGKKVLLAVRKLGDELSKLNNRRESEGKISIHHGVGLHSGEILYGNIGSFDRLDFTVIGEAVNLTSRIAGMCGELGKAVLASESLAHQIPVRWEELGEHKLKGISSPKKIYGISEKKKFQAGADLYIK from the coding sequence ATGACGAACGATTCCAAATCTTTACTCGATTCATTTATGGATTGGTATTTGGTTGAGATGCCTAAAATCGATTCTCCCTCTTTATTATTTCATTCCTATATTCAATATTTGCAAACTTTGGGATTGGAAATTATCCGAGGCAATATGGGAACAAGAACCTTACATCCGCAGGTAGAAACGCTTGCATACCTTTGGGCCTCGAATGACCAAAAAAAAATGTTTGATCTACAGGTGGATACCTTATTCCATTCCAGTCGATTTTTTGAATTTCCAAACTCATTTGTTCGCGTCACCAAATTTAGATTAGGTTCAATTCAATCTTCGCAATTCACAGCAAGTCCGATCCAATATGTTTTGACTTCGAAAAAAACGTATTATTATCAATTTGAAGAAGGATATACGGGGCCATTTCCTTATCCAATTTTGGAGGAACTTGCTCCTTCTGGTGCCACTGGATACTTTGCAGTGCCTGTGATCCAAAAAGGGAATAGTTATGCTTTCTTAAGTTTACTTACGAAAAAACCTTTTGGATTTGATCAATCGGAACTGGATTTTTTAACAAAATCTCTACATTTAATTGCACTGAAATGGTGGACTTTCATCCAATCAGAGCTCACCGAATCCCTGTTAAGTATCTACTTAGGCAAAAGGACAGGTTCTACTGTTTACTCAGGAAAAATATATTTAGGTGAGTTGGACAATATCCAATCTGTGATTTGGTTTTCGGATATTCGGAATTATTCTGGAATCAGTGAAACACTTTCTCCGACCGAAGTCATTCAATTATTAAATGATTATTTTGGAATTGCCATTCCTCAAATCGAAAAATTTGGAGGAGAGGTTTTGAAATTATTAGGTGATGGAATCCTAGCTGTTTTCCCTTATCATGAAAGGAACAAACTAGTCGTCGGGAAAAAAGTATTACTAGCCGTACGTAAATTAGGTGATGAACTTTCAAAGTTGAACAATCGTAGGGAATCCGAAGGTAAAATTTCAATCCATCATGGAGTGGGCTTACATTCTGGCGAAATTCTTTATGGAAATATTGGATCTTTTGATCGATTGGATTTTACAGTCATCGGGGAAGCAGTCAATCTTACGAGTAGAATTGCCGGCATGTGTGGCGAATTGGGAAAAGCAGTTCTTGCTTCAGAAAGTTTGGCGCACCAAATTCCTGTTCGATGGGAAGAGTTAGGAGAACATAAATTAAAAGGAATAAGTTCTCCAAAAAAAATCTATGGAATCTCGGAAAAGAAAAAATTCCAAGCAGGGGCTGATTTGTACATCAAATGA
- a CDS encoding MBL fold metallo-hydrolase, producing MKITLFGVRGSLPTPISKQEQREKTLKILHLAKEEWKKDPSGFSEEEFLNHLPIPLSQDLGGNTTCVLIEGDGGERVILDMGTGLRVLGNQLAPEAFSGKDMDLHILVSHTHWDHIQGWPFFKPGYSPSVNIHFYSCIPNLQERLERQQHPENFPITFQQMASKKHFHLWKEFESYMLGGLKIIPFGLRHPGSCTGYRIREGNKIFLFCTDVEYREEDREHLLKMKPQIAGADLIIIDAQYSTSEAEKKIGWGHTAVSKAVEFAEMMEIRSVVLTHHEPDHTDHEVARIILDEARLLKPGGMQVHIAHEGQKFIL from the coding sequence ATGAAAATAACTCTTTTTGGTGTACGAGGTTCCCTTCCTACACCGATATCAAAACAGGAACAACGAGAAAAAACCTTAAAGATTCTGCATTTGGCCAAAGAAGAGTGGAAAAAAGATCCAAGTGGATTTTCGGAAGAAGAGTTTCTAAACCACCTACCCATTCCACTTTCACAAGACTTAGGTGGGAATACAACTTGTGTCCTCATTGAAGGGGACGGAGGCGAAAGGGTCATTTTGGACATGGGAACGGGCTTACGAGTCCTTGGAAACCAATTGGCTCCCGAAGCTTTCAGCGGTAAGGACATGGATCTCCATATCCTTGTTTCACATACACATTGGGATCATATCCAAGGTTGGCCATTTTTCAAACCTGGTTATTCACCGTCAGTGAACATTCATTTTTATTCCTGTATTCCAAATTTACAAGAACGGTTGGAGAGACAACAACACCCAGAAAACTTTCCCATCACCTTCCAACAAATGGCGTCTAAAAAACATTTCCACTTATGGAAAGAATTTGAATCCTATATGTTAGGTGGATTAAAAATCATTCCCTTTGGTCTTCGCCATCCTGGGTCCTGCACGGGGTATCGTATCAGAGAAGGGAATAAAATCTTTTTATTTTGTACAGATGTAGAATACCGCGAAGAAGATAGAGAACATCTATTAAAGATGAAACCTCAAATTGCTGGGGCCGATCTCATCATCATCGATGCACAATATAGCACTTCAGAGGCTGAGAAAAAAATTGGATGGGGGCATACAGCTGTCAGTAAGGCAGTTGAATTTGCTGAGATGATGGAGATTCGTTCTGTTGTGTTGACTCACCATGAACCAGACCATACCGACCATGAAGTGGCAAGGATCATTTTGGATGAAGCAAGGCTCCTGAAACCAGGTGGTATGCAGGTTCACATTGCCCATGAAGGCCAAAAGTTTATATTGTAG